The Meleagris gallopavo isolate NT-WF06-2002-E0010 breed Aviagen turkey brand Nicholas breeding stock chromosome 10, Turkey_5.1, whole genome shotgun sequence genome contains a region encoding:
- the HS2ST1 gene encoding heparan sulfate 2-O-sulfotransferase 1, translating to FRHPTFPHFLIVIKIISRQFEEALSLVVLTGRTPCFPSASHRDKPSAFSVGTWSLRLYHLLNGSLQNHSADPCDEPSKALKRAIARHEVREIEQRHTADGPRQDVTLDEEDDVVIIYNRVPKTASTSFTNIAYDLCAKNRYHVLHINTTKNNPVMSLQDQVRFVKNVTSWKEMKPGFYHGHVSYLDFAKFGVKKKPIYINVIRDPIERLVSYYYFLRFGDDYRPGLRRRKQGDKKTFDECVAAGGSDCAPEKLWLQIPFFCGHSSECWNVGSRWALEQAKYNLINEYFLVGVTEELEDFIMLLEAALPRFFRGATELYRTGKKSHLRKTTEKKLPTKETIAKLQQSEIWKMENEFYEFALEQFQFVRAHAVREKDGELYILAQNFFYEKIYPKSN from the exons TTTAGGCATCCAACTTTTCCCCATTTCTTAATTGTGATAAAAATCATAAGCAGACAGTTTGAAGAAGCTCTGTCCCTGGTCGTTCTCACAGGTAGAACCCCCTGTTTTCCATCAGCTTCTCACCGAGATAAACCATCTGCTTTCAGTGTTGGAACATGGAGCCTTAGACTGTACCATTTACTCAATG GTTCCTTACAAAACCATTCAGCAGATCCCTGTGATGAACCTTCCAAGGCTCTGA AAAGGGCTATTGCAAGACATGAAGTCAGAGAGATAGAACAACGTCATACAGCAGATGGCCCCCGACAAGATGTGACACTGGATGAAGAAGATGATGTGGTGATTATTTACAATAGAGTACCTAAGACTGCCAGCACATCCTTCACAAATATTGCCTATGATCTTTGTGCAAAGAACAGATACCATGTTCTACATATCAATACAACCAAAAATAATCCTGTTATGTCTCTGCAAGATCAG GTTCGATTTGTGAAGAATGTGACTTCCTGGAAGGAAATGAAACCAGGATTTTACCATGGACATGTATCTTATTTGGACTTTGCAAA ATTTGGCGTTAAAAAGAAACCAATTTACATAAACGTCATAAGAGATCCCATAGAACGACTGGTTTCTTACTATTACTTTCTGCGCTTTGGAGACGATTACAGACCAGGGCTACGAAGGAGAAAGCAGGGGGATAAGAAG ACCTTTGATGAATGTGTGGCAGCTGGAGGTTCAGACTGTGCTCCAGAGAAACTTTGGCTTCAAATTCCATTCTTCTGTGGCCACAGCTCCGAGTGCTG GAATGTGGGGAGCAGATGGGCTTTGGAACAAGCCAAGTACAACCTGATTAATGAATACTTCCTCGTGGGAGTTACTGAAGAGCTTGAAGATTTCATCATGTTATTGGAGGCAGCTTTGCCCCGGTTCTTCAGGGGTGCCACAGAACTGTACCGGACAG GAAAGAAGTCTCATCTTAGGaaaacaactgagaaaaaaCTTCCCACAAAAGAAACTATTGCCAAGCTACAACAGtctgaaatctggaaaatgGAGAATGAGTTCTATGAATTTGCACTGGAGCAATTTCAGTTTGTCAGAGCACACGCAGTTCGGGAAAAAGATGGAGAATTGTATATCCTGGCTCAAAACTTTTTCTATGAAAAGATTTACCCTAAATCAAACTAA